The Thermosinus carboxydivorans Nor1 genome window below encodes:
- the secG gene encoding preprotein translocase subunit SecG codes for MVTALMILEAILSILLIASVVLQSGRSAGMGGAIAGGAETLFGGKKKGLDELLAKATMFLAGLFGIVTMILVKVMQ; via the coding sequence GTGGTAACGGCATTGATGATATTGGAAGCCATCCTGTCGATTCTCTTGATTGCGTCGGTGGTGCTGCAGTCGGGGCGAAGCGCCGGCATGGGCGGAGCAATCGCCGGTGGCGCTGAGACGCTGTTTGGCGGTAAAAAGAAAGGCCTTGACGAACTATTGGCAAAGGCGACTATGTTTCTTGCTGGGCTGTTCGGCATCGTCACGATGATCTTGGTCAAAGTTATGCAGTAG